Genomic segment of Planktothrix tepida PCC 9214:
TCTTGAGCATCACTGATTAAATCATTTAAACAGCATAATTTTTTAGAGAGGGATATGTTTTCTTGATCCATCCGAGATAATAATAAAAGATCTTGAACTAATTTAGATAATCGATGATTTTGCCGTTCTACGGTTTTTAACGTTTCTTTGGCTTCGGTTTCGGTCAAAGGTTCGAGTTTGATTGTGGATTCTACGGTCGCACAAATAGCGGCTAAAGGTGTTCTTAATTCGTGGGCTGCATCGGCGGTAAATTGTTGAATTTGTTGGTAAGAAGAATAGATAGGTTGCATGGCTATTCCAGCTAATTTCAAACTTGCAAACCCTACTAATATTAACGCTAAAGGTAAACCTATGACTAAAATTAAGGTTACAACATTCATATATTGATCAAAATCTTGTAGCGATCGCCCTAATTGTAAAATTCCCCAATTTTGCTGATTTCGAGTATGTAAAATCAACGAATATTGACGATAGCGAATTCCTTTTTGATCTGTAAAGGTTTGCCAAACTTCTCCCCTAACATGGGGCGATACATCGAGGTGATGGGTTCCGGTAAAGGCGACTAAATCCCCTGAATTATTAAATAAATGAATTAAATAATAATGATTATGATAGGGAGCTAACCGATGAAACTCTTTGCCCTTTTCATCAAGAATAGGTAAGCAATTAACTTCTGAGTTTGGATAAGTTAAAATATCATTTTTATTGGATTTATTATGGGGATAATAAGTAAAAATAAACTGAATATTATCACTTTTTTTAGAGTCTATAAAACATAAATCGGGAATAATTCTTAAAACATCCGGTTCTAACTGTCCGGGTTGTTTTAAAACCGTTTCTAAACTATCATGTAATGCGCCAGCAACGGATTCTATTTCTCGATCTAAGGTAATCCAATGAGCATGGGCGATCGCTTCATAAACTCCTAAACCGCAAATACTAAGAATCACTCCCATCACCCCAGCATAGTAACAAGTTAAGCGTAGTTTTGTCCGTTTAAACAGTGAGTTTTGATTCATGAATCATTATCAATTAAAAACCGATATCCTAAACCATAAACCGTTTCAATCAAATGATCACAACCGATTTCTGAAAGTTTCCGTCTTAGTAAGCGAATTTGAGCCGCTACAACATTACTTTCCGGTTCAGATCCGACTTCCCAAAGTTGACCCAAAAGTTGATCACGAGTAACAATTTGGTTCGGATGTCGCATAAAATAGTCTAACAGTTGAAATTCTTTATTCGTTAAACTAATGGTTAAAGGATGAGCAGGATTTTTGTGATCAGAAAATGTATAAAATTGATAATCTAAGATAAAATGATTTAATTGTAATTTTTGGGGTTGAAGTTGAGGAGAACGCCGTTGTAAAGCGCGTAAACGAGCTAATAATTCTCCCATACCAAAAGGTTTCACTAAATAATCATCCGCCCCAGCATCTAACCCCATAATTTTATCCGCTTCCGTATCTTTTGCTGTTAAAATTAAAATCGGAATAAAACTACCTTTGTGTCGAATTTTTTGACACAATTCAATTCCCGATAACCCCGGTAATAACCAATCAAAAATCGCTAAAGTGTATTGTGTCCATTGATTTTCTAAATAATCCCAAGCTTCTATCCCATCCTGAACCCAATCTACAACGTAGGCTTTTTGGGTTAATATGCGTTTAATCGCTTCTCCTAAATCGGGCTCATCTTCCACTAATAAAATTCTCATGGGTTACAATCCCTAAAAGGATATAAAATTTTTTCCAGTATAACCCACAAGAATAGTGTTATGATTCGCCGACGTTCAACCCCTTGGATTCAGCAAAAATCCAGATTTATCATTGCTAGTCTCGGAGCCTTTGGTGCAGTAATTACTGCCTATTTAACCTTTGTTAAACTAACAGGGGGAACTGCGGCTTGTCCCGTCACAGGTTGTGATAAAGTTCTGGAAAGTCCCTATGCGGTTGTCTTTGGTTTACCTCTAGCTTTGTTTGGATTTTTAGCGTATACAATCATGGCTGGGATGGCTGTTTCGCCTTGGTTAATTAACCCAGAAACGCACAAAAGTTTAAGAACAAAAACCGAAGATTGGACATGGCTGTTGATATTTGCTCAAGCGTCCGCCATGATGGTTTTCAGTTGCTATCTCATGTATTTAATGGCATTTGTCATTAAATCTTTATGTATTTATTGTATTGCTTCTGCTGTTTGTTCAATCAGTTTATTCGTTTTAGCTTTATTAGGTCGAGATTGGGAAGATCGAGGTCAACTCTTTTTTATTACCGTTGTTGTGGGAATGATCACATTAATTGGAACCTTAGCCGTTTATTCCCCCATTAATAGCCCTCGTGCTGAAAAAAGTCCCTTTAATATCACAACCACTTCTAACCCGGCAAATATCGAACTGGCTCAATATTTAACGCAGTCTGGAGCAAAAATGTATGGGGCATTTTGGTGCGGTCACTGTCATGAACAAAAAGAATTATTTGGTAAACAAGCGGTGGAAAAATTGCCTTATATTGAATGTGAGAAAGGGGGGAAAAATCCTCAGCCTGATTTGTGTAAATCTAAGAATATTCAAGGCTATCCGACCTGGGAAGTTAAGGGTCAAATGTATTCAGGAGTCCAAAGTTTAGAAAAGTTAGCAGAGGTTTCAGGATATCCTGGAACTCGTGATTTTGGTTCGCGTTAATAGACATAAAGTAGAGACGTGCCTGGGCGGAGCCATGCCGTAGGCTTTTGGCGCGTCTCTACAAGAACCTATTGTGTGAAAATGCGAGTTAAATGAGATGAAAATCCTGAATAGCTTGGGATTTTAAGCGTTTATTTTTGAGAAGCCATTTGAGTTTGCAGTTGTTTTTTAGCTTCTTTGAACTGAGTCGCTAACTGCTCTTGTTCACTGGTTGAGAAATTGCGCCGAATTACAGCAAAGACATCATTTTCTTCCTCACGAGTATGGTGATTTACCATATCTTTGACTTGTTTAATTTTATCTTTGAACAGTGCGGACGTTGGACTCAAAGATTTAAGTTCTTCTAAAACCACTTTCAACTCAGCTTGTTCATTATACAGATTTTGAGTATCATCATAGAAAGAACGAACTTGAGGATAAAGGACTTGTTCTTCAGCTTCGGAATGGACACTTAAATCTTTGTATAATTGTCCGAAATATTCTTGAATTTTTTGAGAATCATTGCAATTTTCAATTTCAGCAATTAACGTTTTAGCCTTCTGATGATCCATCCGAATTACATCTTGAATATTCATATCGGACTTATCAGAACTTTGGGTAACAGCACTTCCCATCACCCCAGATAAGGCTGCAATCGCATCTTGAACTCGTCCCCAAATACTTTGATCAGGAGCTTGACCCGTTAATTCTTGGGTTCCTAAATATTCTAAAATTCCTTTGAGTTTTTCTTGATGAGCGCGGTTTTCAAAGTTAACTGTATTTAAAGGTGTAATAGCAGCTTCCACATCAGCACCGACCACTTGAGCCGCTTTATGAACCAATAAACCAGACATGACTTGTCCATGCTTCAGCAGTTCATGTTGAGCCACTTTTTCATAGAAAGTTAAGTCAGATTTGTTCATCATCTCTTTGGCGAGATCAATCATTTTCGTGGCTTGTTCTTTCGGTTGAGATTGAATGCCATATTGGGTAATAACGGTATCAATGATGCCAATATTTTTGTTGTCATCATCTAACATTTCTTGGAATTGTTGACGAATTTCAGGAACATTACACTCCCGAATAAACATCTGTTCTGTTTCGATTAACAGTTGTTGGACAGATTTCATGGTTGCCAGTTTTTGACCAATTGCTTCCCGTTTTGCATCCGTTAAAGTCGTTACCATGTTGTGTTCTCCAAACTTCTAAATTTCATTTTCATAGATTC
This window contains:
- a CDS encoding hemerythrin domain-containing protein, which gives rise to MVTTLTDAKREAIGQKLATMKSVQQLLIETEQMFIRECNVPEIRQQFQEMLDDDNKNIGIIDTVITQYGIQSQPKEQATKMIDLAKEMMNKSDLTFYEKVAQHELLKHGQVMSGLLVHKAAQVVGADVEAAITPLNTVNFENRAHQEKLKGILEYLGTQELTGQAPDQSIWGRVQDAIAALSGVMGSAVTQSSDKSDMNIQDVIRMDHQKAKTLIAEIENCNDSQKIQEYFGQLYKDLSVHSEAEEQVLYPQVRSFYDDTQNLYNEQAELKVVLEELKSLSPTSALFKDKIKQVKDMVNHHTREEENDVFAVIRRNFSTSEQEQLATQFKEAKKQLQTQMASQK
- a CDS encoding vitamin K epoxide reductase family protein gives rise to the protein MIRRRSTPWIQQKSRFIIASLGAFGAVITAYLTFVKLTGGTAACPVTGCDKVLESPYAVVFGLPLALFGFLAYTIMAGMAVSPWLINPETHKSLRTKTEDWTWLLIFAQASAMMVFSCYLMYLMAFVIKSLCIYCIASAVCSISLFVLALLGRDWEDRGQLFFITVVVGMITLIGTLAVYSPINSPRAEKSPFNITTTSNPANIELAQYLTQSGAKMYGAFWCGHCHEQKELFGKQAVEKLPYIECEKGGKNPQPDLCKSKNIQGYPTWEVKGQMYSGVQSLEKLAEVSGYPGTRDFGSR
- the rppB gene encoding two-component system sensor histidine kinase RppB; translation: MNQNSLFKRTKLRLTCYYAGVMGVILSICGLGVYEAIAHAHWITLDREIESVAGALHDSLETVLKQPGQLEPDVLRIIPDLCFIDSKKSDNIQFIFTYYPHNKSNKNDILTYPNSEVNCLPILDEKGKEFHRLAPYHNHYYLIHLFNNSGDLVAFTGTHHLDVSPHVRGEVWQTFTDQKGIRYRQYSLILHTRNQQNWGILQLGRSLQDFDQYMNVVTLILVIGLPLALILVGFASLKLAGIAMQPIYSSYQQIQQFTADAAHELRTPLAAICATVESTIKLEPLTETEAKETLKTVERQNHRLSKLVQDLLLLSRMDQENISLSKKLCCLNDLISDAQEELAAMVLNADLSLKIDIPEKEPIYSVGNEEQLYRVIFNLAINAIQYTPPKGQIIFCLYSSHQQAIIQVKDTGIGIPLTEQSRIFDRFYRVHSDRSRKTGGSGLGLAIVKAIVKAHRGSIEVESQPGIGSTFTIRLPLKPTATLVCYSKGKASG
- the rppA gene encoding two-component system response regulator RppA; translated protein: MRILLVEDEPDLGEAIKRILTQKAYVVDWVQDGIEAWDYLENQWTQYTLAIFDWLLPGLSGIELCQKIRHKGSFIPILILTAKDTEADKIMGLDAGADDYLVKPFGMGELLARLRALQRRSPQLQPQKLQLNHFILDYQFYTFSDHKNPAHPLTISLTNKEFQLLDYFMRHPNQIVTRDQLLGQLWEVGSEPESNVVAAQIRLLRRKLSEIGCDHLIETVYGLGYRFLIDNDS